The segment TTCATATGACAAAATTTTATTGTTGAAAGATGAGATAAAAATGACATACAAAAAAATTAGAGGAAATAGATGAAATATTCACCGGAATATGAACTTCACGTTATAAAAACATAGTAAATGGTAAGAAATAGGTGGTCAATATGTCAAATTATGAAACAAAACTATGGGCAATAGCCGATAAATTAAGAGGAAATATGGATGCAAACGAATTCAAAAACTACATGTTAGGATTTATCTTCTACAGATACATATCAGAAAAACTAGAAATAACACTAAACAAGTTACTTGAAGAAGAAAAAATCACATTCCAAGAAGCATACCATGATAAATCATATGAAAATTACCTGGAAAAAGAGGGAATAGAAAAACTCGGATACTTCATCCAACCAAAATACCTATTCAGCAGCATAATCAATGAAATCAATCAAGGAAAAGAAATACTGGAATGTTTAAGCAATGCCCTCCAGGAAATAAATGACTCCACCCTAAATACAAAAAGTCAGGACGACTTCCAAAACCTATTTGAAGATATGGATTTAAACTCGTCCAAACTAGGAAACAGCAATGCAGAAAAAAACAAACTCATCTCTGACATACTACTGGACATTAATGACATCGATTTCAAATTAGAAAAAGACAACTCAGACATACTCGGTGATGCATACGAATACCTGATAAGCCAATTTGCATCAAGTGCAGGAAAAAAGGCAGGAGAATTCTACACACCACAAGAAGTATCAACAATACTTGCAAGAATAGTCACACAAGACAAAAGCAGACTCAAAAACGTATACGACCCAACATGTGGAAGCGGATCATTACTATTAAGAGTAAGTAAAGAAGCAGACGTATCAACATTCTACGGACAAGAACTAAACCAAACAACATACAACCTGGCAAGAATGAACATGATACTACACGGAGTCAAATACGACCACTTTGACATAAAACAAGGAGATTCCCTGGAAAACGACAGACATAAAAAACTAAAATTCGATGCAGTAGTAGCCAATCCACCATTCAGTGCAAAATGGAGCAGTGACAACTCATTTATCAATGATGAAAGATTCTCAGGATATAAAAAACTAGCACCAAAAAGCAAGGCAGACTATGCATTCATACAACACATGATATACCACCTAAACGAAGAGGGAACACTAGCAGTAGTACTACCACATGGAGTACTCTTTAGAGGAGCAGCAGAAGGAACCATACGAAAATACCTCATCAAAGAACTAAACTACCTAGACGCCGTAATAGGCCTACCGAAAAACATATTCTATGGGACAAGCATCCCCACATGCATACTAGTATTCAAAAAATACCGAGAACACAAGCAAGACGTACTATTTATAGATGCATCAGAACACTACGAAAAAGTCAAAAACCAGAACAAACTACGAGCAGAGGACATAGATAAAATAGTAACTACATACGCGGAAAGAAAAACAGAAGACAAATACTCCTACATAGCAACACTAGAGGAAATAGAAGAAAATGACTACAACCTAAACATACCCAGATATGTGGATACATTCGAAGAAGAAGAACCAATAGACCTAGACAAACTAGTAGATGAACTAGAACAAATCGAAAAAGAAATACGAGAAGTAGACGAGAAAATCATAGAATACTGCAAAGAAATAGGCATCAGACCACCGATAATAATGAATGATTAAAATGAAAGATAAGTCTACAGAAAGAAGTGGAAATAATGACAATAACCTCAACAAAGAAATCATCTTCATCTAAAGGTAGTAGTGATGATGGCTATCATTATAGTCAGCAGTACGGAACATATATTAAGGAATGGGAGGACAGTAGTGGTTCCCATATGAAAAGTAGGGATGGACAATGAGAAGGACATTATAATGAAAAAACCGGTGCTTATAGTGAAAAAACCCCATATGATGGGTGGACATCAAATCAATAAATAGGTATCTTCTGGCATATGATTATAAGATAAAAATGTATTATTTTCTTTTCCTAGCCAGTATATTCACCCATTTTTCATCTTCTATCCTTTTTTCGTCATTGTTATTCTGGTTTTAGTTCTTTGTAACTTTAGGGCATTATTTGCACAGGATTTCAGTTTTTTAATAAAATCAATATTCATTCATTTATATCTTTTGGACATCTAATAATATGCTTGTATTTATGATGTATTATTGTTATTGTTTCATGGTAAGCATGTAATATTATCAAATCATTCTTTAATTATTTTGACTTGATATTATTTTTTGTTAAAATTGTATTAAATATGCTAAACTTGGAATGATCAATCCATTATAACTGCTACATATACCGGCTCAACACAATGTGCAAAACTGGAAAGTGAAGCAAGCATCACGATTACATCCAAAGAACTTACATTGTCCACTAATGACATTCAAGCAACCCAATCATCTACAATCACATTAACAGCAGCGTTGAATGATGATTCAATCAATAGTGGAAAGGTAATATTTAAAATCAATGGTAAAACCGTTAAAGATGCAAACAGCAAGGTTATTTATGCAAAAATAGTTAACGGTACTGCAAATGTAGAGTATGCTCTGCCGGCATCTATGAAAGTATCTAGTTACACCATTACAGCTACATACATGCCTATAAGTGGTGAAAAGTTAACTTCCGAAGCAACATTGCTTGTTACGAAAGAATAAATTGTTAAATCGGCATAATCGGATTTAACTTCCTCTCCCCCCCATAAATAATCTTTTTTTTAACTTTATCAAAAGTGTGCGACTATTATTTTATGAGAATTGTATTCTATATTATATATTAAACACGATATCAATTGTATTTGATAATTATGAACATAGTTATAAGAAAATCTGGTTAAAAAACCTCTGAAAGGAATTGTTACACGTTCCATTATAAGAAAAAAAGTATTTTTTATAAAAAAATAAAGGGGTTTAAGGTTATACAGTAATGCTTTCTGTATATGTATTGGTGTTTCCTTCACTGTCCTTGAATTCAACTTTAATTTCATGTTTTCCGGTTAATAAATTAACGAGGTTGTAGATTAGTTGTGATAGGTCGTCTGTTGTTGTAGCGTTGAAGACTAGTTTTCCATCAATGTAGACAAGTAGGTGTCCGTTTGTGAAGTTTTGGTTGAATATCTGGTTTAGTACCCCCAGCGTTAGTTGGTTGTTGGTTAGTGGTATTTGCTTGTTGTTGCTTGTTGTTATTGTTTTTTTATTTGGACTTTTGATGGTATTTTTTGGAACTGTTTTTATAAGACTTAGTTTAATATGATGTTTTATTGTATAATCTGCATTTCCACCATATTCTAAATATGAATTGTTTTCATAGGTGTTATTGTCCCATCCACTGAATAAACTATAATATGGTCCTTCGACACATACGCTTTGACCTGTTTTTGCCTGGTTATTTGTGAATATGTTATTTGAATATCTGAAAAACTTACCATTAGAGTATAGTGCTGCTCCTTTATCAGCTGCATAATTTCTGTCAAATACACTGTTGTTTATAAAGGCAGCTTCACCATAGGAGTATATTGCCCCACCGTTTGTTTCTGCAAAGTTGGACTGGAATGTTGAGTTATCAACCGTTCCTCCGTCGCCGGTAAATGTTATTGCAGCACCATTGTATGCTTTAGCATTTTTAATTGTAATGTTCTTAAACATAACATCATCTGCGGTCACATAGAATCCACGGGTTTTATGGTCCAGGTCTATGGTTGCACCCTTACCGTCAATGGTAATTGTCTTGTTTACAATTATTCCATTTACCATATCGGCATCTACATCGGGATCATATTTATACGTATCGTAAATATAGGCAGAATCATTCTCCCATACATTATCAATAATATTTTGTAATCTGGATAACGGATAGGTATCTTTAAACGTGAAAGTAGCTACGGCACCGATCATACCGTTTCCAAATGTTAAAAATGATTTGGGATTATTTGTTAACATACTAAAAGCTATGCTATCTCCTTCAAATTTTCTTGATATGCTGTTTGTATATTTATCACCATCCCATAAACTAAGTTTATCACCTCTTAAACTAAAATCATTTTCAAAGTAAGGAAAATTGAAGTTACCCGTTCCATTATTCAATTTAAACATGATTTTAAGGTCAAATGTATTTCCAACAAAATCTCCTATTCTGGTGATTTCTTTTGGAATTGTATTGTTTAACTGATCTACAACATCAATATAGTACCAATTATTCACAATAACTTTAATGTTGTTGGTTATTGGTTTAGCATCCTTATCTTTCAATTCACTTGTTAATGGTGCCAAAATATCTGTATTAATATTACCCCACCAATTATTATCAACAGAGAATGTAACTGTGGAATATATATCGTCATACTCAATTTCTCTGAATTGGCTTAAAGATTTTAAGTTATCATTCATATTATTAAGATAAAAGATGTTGTTACTAATATTATTGTCCCGGGCATCTACATATATAGCCCCACCGTTTATTCTTGCTCTGTTATCAAGGAATATACAAGAATCAATTACATTGTTTGCCCTGTTTAAATAAATTGCTCCACCTTCTTGAGCAAGATTATATGCAAAATATGAGTCTTTTATGGTGTTTCCAGTATTATCTACATAAATAGCACCACCACCTATATTATAATCATATCTTGCAGCTATGTTCATTGGTCTACCATCAAATGTCGATGGCATAGTATAATCTTCATAATAA is part of the Methanosphaera sp. BMS genome and harbors:
- a CDS encoding type I restriction-modification system subunit M is translated as MSNYETKLWAIADKLRGNMDANEFKNYMLGFIFYRYISEKLEITLNKLLEEEKITFQEAYHDKSYENYLEKEGIEKLGYFIQPKYLFSSIINEINQGKEILECLSNALQEINDSTLNTKSQDDFQNLFEDMDLNSSKLGNSNAEKNKLISDILLDINDIDFKLEKDNSDILGDAYEYLISQFASSAGKKAGEFYTPQEVSTILARIVTQDKSRLKNVYDPTCGSGSLLLRVSKEADVSTFYGQELNQTTYNLARMNMILHGVKYDHFDIKQGDSLENDRHKKLKFDAVVANPPFSAKWSSDNSFINDERFSGYKKLAPKSKADYAFIQHMIYHLNEEGTLAVVLPHGVLFRGAAEGTIRKYLIKELNYLDAVIGLPKNIFYGTSIPTCILVFKKYREHKQDVLFIDASEHYEKVKNQNKLRAEDIDKIVTTYAERKTEDKYSYIATLEEIEENDYNLNIPRYVDTFEEEEPIDLDKLVDELEQIEKEIREVDEKIIEYCKEIGIRPPIIMND